GGCGGCACGAAAGTCAGCCGTGACGGGGCACGTAATCTGGGCGAAATCCGCACCGGGGTGGAAGGAAAAGTGAATAACCGTCTGAGCGTCTGGGGTAACGTGGGTGTGCAGATGGGGGATAAGGGCTACAGCGACACCCAGGGAATGCTGGGGATAAAATACAGCTGGTAACAGACGCGGCGTGCTGATTCATGTCCCCAGTCTGCGTTAACGCATGGTGAAGTAAACTTGATGGATCATTTAGTCTAAAATTCGTGTAGTATGTGCGGCCACGAATCACGATATGTGACATGTTGTTCGCCATATTGTGTCACATGAGAGAGACGGAATAATGCGTTAACCTGGATATCTATGGTTAACGCATTGTTTTTGCATGTATACCCGGACGCCTGTGAAGGCGACACCTGAAGGAAGCTCTATGAGCGAAAAGTTACAGAAAGTGCTGGCGCGTGCTGGCCACGGCTCCCGCCGTGAAATTGAATCCATCATTGCAGCTGGTCGCGTCAGTGTAGACGGCAAAATTGCCACGCTGGGCGATCGCGTTGAAGTGACGCCTGGTCTGAAAATTCGTATCGACGGTCACCTGATTTCGGTGAAAGAGTCGGCGGAACAAATTTGTCGCGTTCTGGCCTATTACAAGCCAGAAGGTGAACTGTGTACGCGTAACGACCCGGAAGGTCGTCCAACCGTCTTCGATCGCTTACCGAAACTGCGCGGCGCGCGCTGGATTGCGGTAGGGCGTCTGGACGTCAATACCTGCGGTCTGCTGCTGTTCACCACCGATGGTGAACTGGCGAATCGTTTGATGCACCCGAGCCGTGAAGTTGAACGTGAATATGCGGTGCGCGTCTTTGGCCAGGTTGATGATGCCAAACTGCGCGATCTGAGCCGTGGCGTTCAACTGGAAGATGGCCCGGCGGCGTTCAAAACCATCAAGTTCAGCGGTGGTGAAGGGATCAACCAGTGGTACAACGTCACCCTGACCGAAGGGCGCAACCGCGAAGTGCGTCGCCTGTGGGAAGCCGTTGGCGTGCAGGTAAGTCGCCTGATCCGCGTCCGCTACGGTGATATTCCGCTGCCGAAAGGTCTGCCGCGCGGCGGCTGGACGGAACTGGATCTTGCTCAAACCAACTATCTGCGCGAACTGGTGGAACTGGAGCCGGAAACTGCCTCGAAAGTGGCGGTGGAAAAAGATCGTCGTCGCATGAAGGCGAATCAGATTCGTCGTGCGGTGAAACGCCATAGCCAGGTGAGCGGTGGTCGCCGTACGGGCGGTCGCAACAACAACGGTTAACGCTTTTGTAGGCCTGATAAGCGTAGCGCCATCAGGCAATTGCGCGGTGCCGGATGGCACCGCAAGCGCCTTATCCGCCCTGGTTCAGTAATCGATACCCATCTGGGCTTTGACGCCCGCCTCAAAAGCGTGTTTGACCGGACGCAGTTCACTGACGGTATCGGCCAGCTCGAGAATATCCCGATGGCAGCCGCGACCCGTGATGATCACCGTCTGGTGAGACGGGCGCGCGTTCAACGCGCTAATGACCTCTTCAAGCGGCAGATAGTCGTACGCCACCATATAGGTCAGCTCGTCCAGTACCACCATGTCCAGTTGCGGATCGGCAAGCATCCGTTTGCCATGTTCCCACACCGCCAGGCAGGCCGCCGTGTCGGCCTCGCGATTCTGCGTTTCCCAGGTAAACCCGGTCGCCATCACCTGAAATTCGACGCCGTGTGGTTCCAGCAGGTTACGCTCGCCGTTGGGCCAGGTCCCCTTGATAAACTGCACAACACCGACCTTTTTACCGTGTCCTACCGCGCGAGTAGCCGTGCCGAAGGCGGCGGTGGTTTTTCCTTTCCCGTTACCGGTGAAAACAATTACGATGCCGCGCTCGTCCTGAGCCTGGGCTACCCGGGCGTCAACCCGGTCTTTTACGCGCTGCTGGCGCTGTTGATAACGTTCTTCACTCATTGGGCGATTCCTGGTTTGCGGCCCGGTTGGGCATCGAAGGTCATGCCGGTTTTGCGGCGGCTGTCATCGCCCATAAGCCACAGATACAGCGGCATAATATCGGCGGGTGTTTTGAGCTTTTGTGGATCCTCCGTCGGAAAGGCGTTGGCGCGCATTCCGGTACGGGTACCGCCCGGGTTGATGCAGTTCACGCGCAGCGGGCGGTTTTGATACTCGTCCGCCAGTACCTGCATCATACCTTCGGTGGCAAATTTAGAGGCGGCGTAGGCCCCCCAGTTGGCACGGCCCTGTTGACCGACGCTGGAGGAGGTGAAGACTAACGATCCGGAATCTGACTTAAGTAATAAAGGAAGGAATGCCTGGGTCAGCATAAACGTCGCGTTGACGTTGACCTGCATCACCTGTTGCCAGACCTGCGGGTCCTGCTCGATCATCGGGCAGACGTCACCCAGCAATCCGGCATTGTGTAAGACGCCATCCAGACGTGGATACAGTCCAGCCACGCGCTGCGCCAGCTGATGGCAATCATTTGCTGTACAGGTTAACAGATCGAGCGTAAACCACGATGGCTGATGCCCCGTTTGCTGGGTCATCATTTCGGCGACGTGACGCAATTTCTCATCATTTCGGCCGAGCAAAATAACGCTGGCACCGTAGCGCGCGTAGGTCAGGGCCGCTTCGCGACCAATGCCATCGCTGGCACCCGTCACCAGAATAATGCGATCCTGCAGCAGATCTTGTTTTGGTTGATAATGCATGGGGACTCCTCGGCGACATGCCAGGTCGCTCTGCTTCTCGTTAGTGTGTCGGGTTTATGCCTGAAACAAGACCCAATTTCAATCAGCCAACGGCGATAAGGCCCTGAAATGAACACTTTGTCATACTTTTTTCCATTCGCATATCCCGCGAGACGACGCATTACGCCTGATGTACACTGAGCCAATGCTAAGTGGTTTAACCAAGGTGGGACGTGTGGAATTGTTGTCTGAATATGGGTTGTTTTTAGCAAAAATCGTGACCGTTGTGCTGGCTATCGCGGCGATTGCCATCATTATCGCGAATGTTGCCCAACGTAAGCGCCAGCGCGGCGAACTGCGGGTTACCAACCTCAGCGAACAATATAAAGAGATGAAGGATGAACTGGCGATGGCGCTGCTGGATAGCCATCAACAGAAACTCTGGCATAAAGCGCAAAAAAAGAAGCACAAGCTGGAAACGAAAGCCGCCAAAGTGAAAGCGAAGCAGGGCGACAGTGGCTCGTCGGATACGCCGCGCGTCTGGGTACTGGATTTTAAAGGCAGTATGGATGCCCATGAAGTCAGCTCCCTGCGCGAAGAGGTGACGGCCGTTCTGGCGGTGGTGAAACCGCAGGATCAGGTGGTGGTACGTCTGGAAAGCCCCGGTGGTGTTGTCCACGGCTATGGTCTCGCCGCATCGCAATTGCAACGCTTACGCGATAAGAAAATCTCGCTGATCGTGACGGTGGATAAGGTCGCCGCGAGTGGCGGCTACATGATGGCCTGCGTGGCGGACAAAATTGTCTCTGCCCCCTTTGCCATTGTCGGCTCGATTGGCGTGGTCGCTCAGATCCCCAACTTCAACCGCTTCCTGAAAGGAAAGGATATCGATATTGAGTTGCATACCGCCGGACAATACAAACGGACCCTGACGCTGTTGGGAGAGAACACGGAAGAAGGGCGGCAGAAGTTTCGTGAGGATTTGAACGAAACCCATCTTCTGTTTAAAGATTTTGTCCATCGTATGCGTCCGACTCTGGACATTGAGCAGGTCGCCACGGGTGAACACTGGTATGGACAGCAGGCGCTGGATAAAGGACTTATTGACGAGATAAATACCAGCGACGAGGTGATCCTGGGATTGATGGAAGGACGAGAGGTGCTAAGCGTTCGTTATTTGCAGCGTAAGAAACTGGTGGATCGCGTGACGGGCAGCGCCGCTGAAAGTGCCGATCGTCTGCTGCTGCGCTGGTGGCAGCGCGGACAAAAACCGCTGATGTGAAAAACGTATCACTAACGAAAAACGCGAGGACTTAAAGCC
The DNA window shown above is from Citrobacter farmeri and carries:
- the rluB gene encoding 23S rRNA pseudouridine(2605) synthase RluB → MSEKLQKVLARAGHGSRREIESIIAAGRVSVDGKIATLGDRVEVTPGLKIRIDGHLISVKESAEQICRVLAYYKPEGELCTRNDPEGRPTVFDRLPKLRGARWIAVGRLDVNTCGLLLFTTDGELANRLMHPSREVEREYAVRVFGQVDDAKLRDLSRGVQLEDGPAAFKTIKFSGGEGINQWYNVTLTEGRNREVRRLWEAVGVQVSRLIRVRYGDIPLPKGLPRGGWTELDLAQTNYLRELVELEPETASKVAVEKDRRRMKANQIRRAVKRHSQVSGGRRTGGRNNNG
- the cobO gene encoding cob(I)yrinic acid a,c-diamide adenosyltransferase; translation: MSEERYQQRQQRVKDRVDARVAQAQDERGIVIVFTGNGKGKTTAAFGTATRAVGHGKKVGVVQFIKGTWPNGERNLLEPHGVEFQVMATGFTWETQNREADTAACLAVWEHGKRMLADPQLDMVVLDELTYMVAYDYLPLEEVISALNARPSHQTVIITGRGCHRDILELADTVSELRPVKHAFEAGVKAQMGIDY
- a CDS encoding YciK family oxidoreductase — protein: MHYQPKQDLLQDRIILVTGASDGIGREAALTYARYGASVILLGRNDEKLRHVAEMMTQQTGHQPSWFTLDLLTCTANDCHQLAQRVAGLYPRLDGVLHNAGLLGDVCPMIEQDPQVWQQVMQVNVNATFMLTQAFLPLLLKSDSGSLVFTSSSVGQQGRANWGAYAASKFATEGMMQVLADEYQNRPLRVNCINPGGTRTGMRANAFPTEDPQKLKTPADIMPLYLWLMGDDSRRKTGMTFDAQPGRKPGIAQ
- the sohB gene encoding protease SohB — encoded protein: MELLSEYGLFLAKIVTVVLAIAAIAIIIANVAQRKRQRGELRVTNLSEQYKEMKDELAMALLDSHQQKLWHKAQKKKHKLETKAAKVKAKQGDSGSSDTPRVWVLDFKGSMDAHEVSSLREEVTAVLAVVKPQDQVVVRLESPGGVVHGYGLAASQLQRLRDKKISLIVTVDKVAASGGYMMACVADKIVSAPFAIVGSIGVVAQIPNFNRFLKGKDIDIELHTAGQYKRTLTLLGENTEEGRQKFREDLNETHLLFKDFVHRMRPTLDIEQVATGEHWYGQQALDKGLIDEINTSDEVILGLMEGREVLSVRYLQRKKLVDRVTGSAAESADRLLLRWWQRGQKPLM